From the Finegoldia magna ATCC 29328 genome, the window ATTGTTGAGGAGGTCTTAATTTCTGAGGATTTCAATGACACCGAAAAATTGATAAATATATTAAAAGAAAAGAAAATTCCGTACACTATTTCAAGTAAACAAATCAACAAAATTTCATTAAAGGATAAGGAATACGTGATTGGAGTTTTCAGAAAAGAAAAATCCAATTTCCAAGAAAAAAACCACATAATTTTGGATGGAATAGACAATATGGGAAATCTCGGCACTATTATGAGAAGTATGCTTGCTTTTGGTTACAAGAATTTGGCGCTGATTTCAAATACTTGTGATGTTTACAATCCAAAAGTAGTGCGTGCGAGCATGGGGGCTTTTTTCAAATTAAATATTCAAAAGTTTGATAATTTAGAAGATTACAAGAAAAATTTCCCAGACAATAAAATTTATTCGTTTTTATTAGATGAAAACTCAAATGAACTTGGTGATGTGAAATTTGATGAGCCGTTCAGTTTGGCGTTTGGAAATGAAGGGGCAGGGCTTCCAAAAGAATACTACAATGAAAACAAGATTTTCATCAATCAATCAAAAGATGTAGATTCTTTAAATTTGCCAATAGCTTGCTCCATTGCAATGTATGAATCGAAGGTGATTTAATGAAGAGAGTTTTTGTATTTGATTTGGATGGAACGTTGATAGATTCGATAGAAATGATTAATAATTGTTTCAATCACACTACACAAAAATTTGGACTCAAACCTGTAGAAAAGGACAAATTCAATTATTTTCTTGGAGATGGACCGAAAATTTTGGTGGAAAAATCTTTGAATTATTTGATACAACGAGATAGTTTGGATGAAGCAAAAATTCATTCACAATTTAATGAAATTTACGATAGCTACATTGAATATTACAATGGATATGACGACAAGAAAACACAATTGTATCCACATATAAGAGAAAGCTTGGATAAGTTAAAAGAAATGGGTGCACTTGTTTGCGTGTGCACGAACAAAACTCTTCCTGCAGCAGAAAAAATTTTGAATAATTTATTTCCACAAGGCTATTTTGATTATGTATCTGCATTGGAAGATGAAACTAAAAGAAAGCCAAATCCGTATTTGCTCGATAAAATAGTAGAAGATTTGAATATTAAAAAAGAAGAGATAGTATATTTTGGAGATACTGACACAGACATTGAGACGTGCAAAAATGCGAAAGTAACAAGCGTTGGTGTTGAGTGGGGTTTTAGAGAAAGAGAAGAACTCGTAGAATCGGGAGCGGATTTTGTGATTTCCGATCAAAGAAGGATAGTTGATTTTTATGGAGAATTACCAAAAAATATTGGATAAAACAATTGAAAATCTTAATGGTGGAGAAACACTTCTTCTTCACAGTTGTTGTGGACCTTGCTCAAGTTATGTTTTGGAATATTTGTCTCAGTATTTTAAGATAACAATTTTGTTTTACAATCCAAATATTTCTCCGCAATCTGAGTTCGACAAGAGAGTTGTGGAGCAAAAAAAAGTAATCGAAAATACAAAAGCAAAATATCCGATAGATATAATTGTTGACAAGTACGATCCAGATGAATTTTATAAAAGAGTAGAGCCATACAAGGATCTTGGCGAGAAATCAAGGCGCTGCTACGAGTGTTACGATTTGAGAATCGACAGAACATTCGACATTGCAGATGAGATGGGTTTTGATTTTATAACGACGACTTTATCAGTTAGTCCTCACAAAAACAGTCAATGGATTAATGAAATTGGAGAAAAATTGGAACAAACTCACAAAACCAAATTCTTACATTCCGATTTCAAAAAGAAAAATGGGTACAAGAGATCAATCGAATTATCGAAGGAATTTGATTTGTATAGGCAAGATTATTGCGGATGTGTTTACAGCAAAAAAGAAGCGGAACAACGACATAATAATGATTGATTGAATCGGTGATTTTTATCGCCGATTTTTTAGTGAGAAATTTTGCTCACAAAAAAATAGATAATGGTGTTAAGTATTTGAATCGGCTAAAGTTGTTTGATATAATTAAATAAAGGAGATTTTATGAATTTTGAAAAACGTGTAATGGTTAAGAAATATAACGATGGAGTTATAGAAGAAGTAGAAGATGTTATTTTAAGAGAATTTTTGTTGGATATTAATATTAATTCCAAACCTATCGTAAAACTTTTGTGTATTGAAAAGGATTTACAAGAACTTGTTACAGGATATCTTATAACAGAAAATATTGTAAGGCCAGAAGATATACAAAACATAGATATACATATTGATGGAAATATTTGTAATGTCAAGTTGAAAGATATCGATAACACTCCAAGTCATGTGACTACTGAAAGTGGAGATTACAAAAATGTTCCTTATAATTTTACAAATAGAGATGAAAAAGTAATTCCGATTGATTGGGAGGAAGAAACACTTTTGAAGATTTCTAATTTTAATTTGTCGGGGTCGAAATTATTCAAAGAAACTGGCAATGTGCATTCTGTTGTTTTGGCAAAAGACGAAGAGATAATTTGCCAATGTGACGATATTGGAAGATACAACGCTTTTGACAAGGCTGTGGGTACGGCTGTGTTAAATGGCGAAAAATTATCTGATTTAATCGCATTTACCTCGGGAAGAATTCCTTCATCAATTGTTCAAAAATGTATCAATTCAGGAATTTCTGTTATAGTTTCCAGAAGCGCACCAACGGATGTTTCATTGGAATTAGCTGAAAAATACAATTTGTCTGTAATCGGCTTTTGCAAACAAAGTCGTTTAAATATTTATAGAGATTTTAGAAAGAAGGATTTGTAATGAAAAAATTAGCGGATTTTTTGTATGCCATTATGGCAGGAGCTTTTATTGCTATGGGTGGAGTCGTATTTTTGAGCCTAAACAATAAAATTGTCGGAGCATTTATGTTCAGCTTGGGTCTTTTTGCAGTGTGTACTTTGAAGTACAACTTGTTTACAGGAAAAGTTGGATATTTGTTCAATAATGATGTGAAAACTTATTTGCCATGGTGTTTGATGGTGTGGGTTGGAAACTTAGTTGGTAGTATTATTGTAGCGGAATTGGTTCGTCTTACAAGAGTTGCTCCTGGAATTATCGAAAAATCCACAAAATTAGTTCAAGTAAAAGCAGATGATAGCTTAATTAGCTTGTTTGTTTTGGGAATTTTCTGCAACATTATGGTTGTTCACGCAGTGGATCAATACTTAAACAATCCTCACGAAATTGGAAAATATTTGGGAATTATAATGAGTATTATGGTATTTATTCTATGCGGATTTGAACACTGTATTGCAGATATGTTTTATATTCAAATGGCAAGAATGTGGAATTCACAAACAATTATTGCACTTATAGTTATTACTTTGGGTAATGTTTTGGGTGGAATTTTGATTCCAACAATGAGAAATATCAACACAAAATTAAAAAGCGAATAAGGTTAAATAAATGTTATTACAAGTAGAAAAAGCGAAGGAAATACTTAAAGAAAATATAAAAAAAGCATCTGAAATTGAAGAAATTGATATTGATGATGCTTATAACAGAGTTTTGGCGGAGGATGTGCTGGCGAAGTTCAACAATCCTCCTTATCCCAAAAGTGCAATGGATGGATACGCTGTAAGTAGCAAAGATTCTGACAAATTATCGAAAAAGAAAATTATCGGGACGAATTTTGCTGGAGATTGCAATGATTTTGATTACGAAGAAAATACTTGCGTGAGAATTATGACAGGTGCATTTGTACCAAAAGGCTACGATGCAATTGTAAAACAAGAAGACTGCGAAGTAGTGGATGGTTTTATTGAAATCAAAAAACCTTACGAGCCTTTTGATTATTACATCAAAGAAGGCGAAGATGTGTCTGAAGGGGATTTGTTAATTCCTAAAAACACGAGGATTTCTTCGGTTCACTTGTCGATTTTGGCATCAAATGGATATGCAAAAGTTAAGGTTTACAGAAAATTAAAGGTAGCGCTATTATCGACAGGATCTGAATTGTTGTATCCTGGGGATGATTATAAACCAGGAAAAATCTACAGCTCAACAACTTTTACATTAAAATCTATTTTAAAAAATTCAGGAGTAGAAGTTGTCGAACAAAAAAACTGCATGGATGATGAACAATCAATCATACGTGAAGTAAAAAATCTGACACAAAAATCAGATGTTGTGATAACAACTGGTGGAGTAAGTGTTGGGGACAAAGATTTAATGGAATCATGTATGAAACAAATTGGAGAAGTTTTGTTTCACAGAATTGCCATGAAACCAGGAACACCTGTGATGGCATCAAAAGTAGGTGACACAATTGTGTTGTCTTGTTCGGGAAGTCCGTTTGCGGCTTTTTGTAATTTCGAAGTTTTATTTTGGGATTTGTACAATAAATATTATGGATTAAATGTAAAACAATTTGAAGAAGGAAAAGTTGTAGAAGGATCGATGAAACCATCGAAGCTTCAACGATACGTCAGATGTTTTGTAAAAGATTCCGAGATTACGATTTTTGATAAACACAAGAATTCTATGCTACAAGATTTGACTAATTGCAATGCGCTTTTGCTTCAAAAACAAAACGAAAGCTTGGATGTGAATTCAAGCGTAGATTATATTTATTTGGGTGAAATATGAGAGTTTCTGTAGGAATATTGGCCGGTGGAAAAAGTGAGAGAATGGGTCAAGACAAATTCGATTTGAACTTTTATGGGCACACTTTTATCGAAGAATTGATTGATAGATTCAAAGACTATGAGGTAATTGTTTCATCTAATACGGCTGATTATTATCCAATAAAAACTGTGAAGGATACTTATGTTGACGCGGGACCTTTGAGTGGAATTTTGGAGATTTTAAAAAATTCTACAAATGAATATGTATTTGTAACTTCTTGCGATATGATTAATGTGAAACCAGATTTGGTGGATTTTGCAGCATCTATCGCAAGTTTTTCAGATGAAGCAGTAATTTTTGAAACAGACGAGAGATGTTATCCAACTTGTGGGATTTTTTCGAAAAAAATTATTCCTGTTATAGAAGGAATGCTACAAATTGGAGATTATCGCGTAATGAATTTGGTTAAGAAAATCGATGCGAAATTTGTAAATTTAAAATACACGATTTTTGAAGACGAATTTGTAAATATTAATTATCCAGAAGATTTGAAACAAAATGCAACACCTTTGATTTGTATTTGTGGAAAGAAAAATAGTGGCAAGACTACTTTTATTAAAAAGCTTGTTGGAGAGTTGAAAAACAGAAACAAAACTTGTTCTGTAATTAAACACGACGGTCACGATTTTGAGCTAGATTTCAAAGATACGGACACTTTTTTCTACAAGGAGTACGGAGCTTGTCAGACCTTGATTTTTAACGATAAATACTTTAAATTAGATGGTAGGAGTAAAAATATTTATGAATTGATACAATTATTGGACGATGTTGATTTGATAATTATTGAAGGGATGAAAGATTCCGATTTCATAAAATACGAATGTACTCTTACGGATGATTTAGTGTGTAGCGATGTGAACAAATACGCAGTTATCAGCGACAGGAAATTTTCGGGATACGATAATTTCGATATCAATAATCCATCAGAATTTGCAGACTACATTATTCGAAAATTTAAAATTTAGAAGGTATTTATGGAAAATATTTTGTGCAATATGATCAAAATAAATCGTGGAAATGATGTTTTGGTTTTAGATAAAGTTAAAAAATACGGCTGGGAAGGATTGACTTTTCCAGGAGGCCATGTCGAAAAAATGGAATCAATAACAGATTCTGTTATCAGAGAAGCGAAGGAAGAAACTAATCTGGATGTTGAAAATATTAGATATATTGGAATGATTAGTTGGTATGACATGGACAACAACGACAGAATTGTAGGGTTTTTGTACGAGACCGATGATTTTTCTGGAGAATTGGTAAAAGAAAATATCGAAGGTACGTTGGAATTTATAGATTACGAAGAACTAAAAAACATGGATGGTCATAGCGATTCTATGGATGAAATTTTCGCTATTTACGATGGAAAATATTCTGAAATTGTGCTTTATTATGAAGATAATAAATGCGTAAAAAAGGAGTGTTATAAATAGTGAGAAAAGCTAGGGGAATGATGTTTGCCATAATCTCGGCGTTGATTTTCGGGTTTACTCCGATTATGGTCAGAGAAACTTTGAGCAATGGAAGTAACGTAATTATGACTTCTTTTTTGAGAGGATTTTTCGTAATTCCTTTTTTGGCGATTTCATTGAAAAGCAGAAATATCAGCCTCAAAGTTACAAAACAAGAACTAAAAAAACTAATTTTAATGTGTAGCATTGGTGGTTGTATCACTATGACAATGCTCTACGCATCGTACCAATACATTTCCGTTGGGCTTGCAACTTCAATCCATTTTATTTTTCCGACAATTGTAACAGTGTATTCAGTTATGTTTTTGAATGAAAAAATGACGAAATACAAATTCGTCTCACTTATTGCATCGATTATTGGAGTAATTTTGCTCGCAAATAATGTAGGCGGAAGCAATAATTTTCCATTGGGAATGTTCTTGGCAGTGGCATCTGGTTGTACTTATTCTTTTTATTTGATTTACATGGATGTATCTGGACTTAAAAACATGGACAGCGTCAAGGTCACATTTTATAATTGTACGATTAACTCGACGATGCTTTTTATATTTGGACTTATTACTGGAGATTTTACATTGTCTTTATCAAGATATGCGTGGATTATTGCATTTGTGATTTCGATATTGGTGTCCGTATTTGGTACGCTTTTCATCCAACTTTCGATTGTGAATGCAGGTGTCAGTACGTACACGATTTTTTCGACATTGGAACCAATTACATCAGTAATATTAGGAATTATTTTATTTAACGAAACTACAGACCCAAGAAGATTGCTGGGCTGTTTCATGATATTTTTATCGGTGATGATATTGGCGGTTTCAATGAGATTTCAAGAAAGAAAAGCAAGGGAAGCGATAAATAATGAATGATGTTGAAAGATTAAAACAAATTGTAGAACAAAGTGACAAAATCGTGTTTTTCGGTGGGGCAGGAGTGTCCACTGCATCTGGAATTCCAGATTTTAGATCTGCAACTGGACTTTACAACAAGAAAAACGACAGCGATTTTTCGCCGGAATATATGTTGAGCCATGAATTTTTTGTGACACATCCAGATTTGTTTCAAGATTATGTTTTGGAAAATTTGATTATCGATGGAGTAAAGCCGAATAATGCACATCTTTCTTTGAGGAAATTAGAAAAAGCAAACAAATTACTCGGCGTTATCACACAAAACATCGACAGCCTGGATACGATGGCTGGTACGAAAAATATCGCAGAAATTCACGGGAATTTGAGAGATTATTACTGTGTAAATTGCGGTGCAAAATACGATTTGGACTATTACAAACAAAACAGACCTTGCAAATGTGAAAAATGTGGCGGCGTTGTGCGTCCGGATGTCACATTGTATGGAGAAGTTCCACCACAAAGTGAATTTGCAAAAGCAATAAATTGGATTAACAAGGCAGACACGATGATTGTAGCTGGAAGTTCGCTTGTTGTGTATCCTGCAAGTGGTCTTATCAATTATTTTCGAGGAGATAATTTGATACTAATTAATCTAGATCGTACAAGCTACGATAATATGGCAAATATCGTGATTCATGACGATATTGCAAAAACTTTAGAATATGTGACGAGGGATATTGATGAAAGATAAAATTAAAAATTATTTGCAAAAAGTTTACGGAGTGGATTTTTTCTCAAAAACAATGATAGTATTCGCTCTGATACTTTCTTTTATTAATTTAAAATTTAAAAATAGAGTTATAGAGATCATTACGATGATTTTGATTGTGTATTTCGGAATTTTCAGAGTTTTTTCTGTTAATAAATATCAACGAATGATTGAAAATCAAAAATTTGCAAAAGCTGTAAAACCTATGACGGATTTTTTCGAAAAATATAAAATTAGAGCAGCAAATTCCAAGGATAAGAAATACATTAAATGTCCAAACTGCAAAAAGGAAATGAAAATTCCAAGAAATAAAGGCAAAATCAAAGTAACTTGTCCTCATTGTGGACATAAATTTGTAAAGAAAAGTTAATCAAAAATTCACGAATCTATTATTAAGTTAGTCGCTTGATAATAGATTTTTTTGTTTGAAAATTAATTGATAAAAAATTAGCTTTCGAGCAATGGTTTTATTTGATAATTTATAAATTATTAAATTCAATCAAGTTTATATATTTATATTACATATAATTGACCGCTTGAACAATAAATGTTATCATTAAAAAAATTAATTAGGAGGGGCAAATGATAAAAATTATATCAGATTCAGCTTGCGATTTGAAAAAAGCCTATACGGAACAAAATAACATAGGAATTGTTCCATTTAACATAATAATAAACGAAGATACATCACTTAAAGATAAAATTGATATACAATCAGAAGAGTTGTTGGAAATGATGAAGAACGATTCACATTTTTTTGCAAAAACTTCTCAACCAAGTCCTGACGACTACAAAATTGAATTTGAAAAAGCTGCGAAACAAGGATGTGACATAATATGTTTCACAATAACATCCGAGTTGAGTGGCTCGTACCAATCAGCAGAGATTGCCAAGAAAATTATTCAAGAAGAATATGATGTCGACATAAGAGTTATCGATAGCTTATCGGCTTCTCTCGGTCAGGCAATTTTGATTAACAAGGCAATTGAAATGGTTCATCAAGATAAATCCCTGGATGAAATAGAAGATTATATAAACAAAATAAAATTGACTTCAAAAGTTTTCTTGTTAGTGGACACTTTAAAATATCTTGAAAAAGGTGGAAGAATTAGTAAATCCAAGAGATTAATTGGAAGTGCTTTAAGTCTAAAACCTATATTGAAATTGGAAAATGGTAAACTAGACATAGTAGATAAAGTTATCGGCAAGAAAAGAGCAATTAAAAATATGATGAGGCTCTTAAATTCAGAAAAAAACAAATCAGACAAATCCCATGAGTTTTTTGTAGTACATGCAGATTCTGAAAAAGAATCCAGTGAAATTTACGACGAACTAAAAACCGAAAATAATATACCTTTTGATATCGAAGTATTATCTCCGGTATTAGTTTGCCATTCAGGATATGGCAGCGTTGCTATCGGAATAATCAGCACTGAAGTTTAACACAAAATTATATAGGAATTTTAAATAAATGATAATGCGTTTTAAAAGACGCATTATTTTTTGTTTCACAAGCATTTCACAAAACTATCGTAATATAATATCAGATCACACGAGACCGTGTTATCTAAAAATTACCTTAGATATTTTATGGAGGAAATTATGAGAAAAAATGTATTAAAAGGAACAACTTTGCTACTAGCTTTGTGTTTTAGCGTTGGAGCAGTTGGATGTCAAAAATCTAGTGGAAATACAGGCAAAGATTCAAAGGTGGTTAGTCCAAAAGAGGCTGGTATGAAAAACGATAAAAAACAAGAAAACGAAAAATTCAAACCTGCTGATTATTCATTACAACCAAAAGATGAATTCGTGTATGAGTTTTTGGGATTGAAGTTCAAACTTCCAGAACAAGTTAAAAAAGATATGACGAATAAGAAGATTGCGATGTTGGATGAACAAAGTCCAATCGACAAAGAATTGAAATACGCTATGCTTACTTTCAGCAAATTAACTGAAGAACAAAAAAATGCAGTAGTGGATAAAATGGGTGATGGATACGAAAAATGGCAAAAAGAATTGGAAAGAGTCGGCACTATTGGAATGTTTGATAAAAAAATGTCTGAAGCTGACATTTCCAAGATTACAAAATGTGACAATCACAAGAAAATTGGCGAATCCAAAGATGGTAAGTTCACTTACTACATAAGTTCAAAAGGTAAAATGGACGAAGGTTTTGCAAAAGAATTCGCCCAAACTCAAATCGATATTATAGATAAAAAACCACGTCCTGAAAATGGATTTGTATTATCTGAAAAAACTGATTT encodes:
- a CDS encoding TrmH family RNA methyltransferase, which produces MKKYTKYKKDLEYSYTMGPFPTYELIENKADIVEEVLISEDFNDTEKLINILKEKKIPYTISSKQINKISLKDKEYVIGVFRKEKSNFQEKNHIILDGIDNMGNLGTIMRSMLAFGYKNLALISNTCDVYNPKVVRASMGAFFKLNIQKFDNLEDYKKNFPDNKIYSFLLDENSNELGDVKFDEPFSLAFGNEGAGLPKEYYNENKIFINQSKDVDSLNLPIACSIAMYESKVI
- a CDS encoding HAD family hydrolase — protein: MKRVFVFDLDGTLIDSIEMINNCFNHTTQKFGLKPVEKDKFNYFLGDGPKILVEKSLNYLIQRDSLDEAKIHSQFNEIYDSYIEYYNGYDDKKTQLYPHIRESLDKLKEMGALVCVCTNKTLPAAEKILNNLFPQGYFDYVSALEDETKRKPNPYLLDKIVEDLNIKKEEIVYFGDTDTDIETCKNAKVTSVGVEWGFREREELVESGADFVISDQRRIVDFYGELPKNIG
- a CDS encoding epoxyqueuosine reductase QueH, which gives rise to MENYQKILDKTIENLNGGETLLLHSCCGPCSSYVLEYLSQYFKITILFYNPNISPQSEFDKRVVEQKKVIENTKAKYPIDIIVDKYDPDEFYKRVEPYKDLGEKSRRCYECYDLRIDRTFDIADEMGFDFITTTLSVSPHKNSQWINEIGEKLEQTHKTKFLHSDFKKKNGYKRSIELSKEFDLYRQDYCGCVYSKKEAEQRHNND
- the fdhD gene encoding formate dehydrogenase accessory sulfurtransferase FdhD, with the translated sequence MNFEKRVMVKKYNDGVIEEVEDVILREFLLDININSKPIVKLLCIEKDLQELVTGYLITENIVRPEDIQNIDIHIDGNICNVKLKDIDNTPSHVTTESGDYKNVPYNFTNRDEKVIPIDWEEETLLKISNFNLSGSKLFKETGNVHSVVLAKDEEIICQCDDIGRYNAFDKAVGTAVLNGEKLSDLIAFTSGRIPSSIVQKCINSGISVIVSRSAPTDVSLELAEKYNLSVIGFCKQSRLNIYRDFRKKDL
- a CDS encoding formate/nitrite transporter family protein, whose protein sequence is MKKLADFLYAIMAGAFIAMGGVVFLSLNNKIVGAFMFSLGLFAVCTLKYNLFTGKVGYLFNNDVKTYLPWCLMVWVGNLVGSIIVAELVRLTRVAPGIIEKSTKLVQVKADDSLISLFVLGIFCNIMVVHAVDQYLNNPHEIGKYLGIIMSIMVFILCGFEHCIADMFYIQMARMWNSQTIIALIVITLGNVLGGILIPTMRNINTKLKSE
- a CDS encoding molybdopterin molybdotransferase MoeA, encoding MLLQVEKAKEILKENIKKASEIEEIDIDDAYNRVLAEDVLAKFNNPPYPKSAMDGYAVSSKDSDKLSKKKIIGTNFAGDCNDFDYEENTCVRIMTGAFVPKGYDAIVKQEDCEVVDGFIEIKKPYEPFDYYIKEGEDVSEGDLLIPKNTRISSVHLSILASNGYAKVKVYRKLKVALLSTGSELLYPGDDYKPGKIYSSTTFTLKSILKNSGVEVVEQKNCMDDEQSIIREVKNLTQKSDVVITTGGVSVGDKDLMESCMKQIGEVLFHRIAMKPGTPVMASKVGDTIVLSCSGSPFAAFCNFEVLFWDLYNKYYGLNVKQFEEGKVVEGSMKPSKLQRYVRCFVKDSEITIFDKHKNSMLQDLTNCNALLLQKQNESLDVNSSVDYIYLGEI
- the mobB gene encoding molybdopterin-guanine dinucleotide biosynthesis protein B, which translates into the protein MRVSVGILAGGKSERMGQDKFDLNFYGHTFIEELIDRFKDYEVIVSSNTADYYPIKTVKDTYVDAGPLSGILEILKNSTNEYVFVTSCDMINVKPDLVDFAASIASFSDEAVIFETDERCYPTCGIFSKKIIPVIEGMLQIGDYRVMNLVKKIDAKFVNLKYTIFEDEFVNINYPEDLKQNATPLICICGKKNSGKTTFIKKLVGELKNRNKTCSVIKHDGHDFELDFKDTDTFFYKEYGACQTLIFNDKYFKLDGRSKNIYELIQLLDDVDLIIIEGMKDSDFIKYECTLTDDLVCSDVNKYAVISDRKFSGYDNFDINNPSEFADYIIRKFKI
- a CDS encoding 8-oxo-dGTP diphosphatase, translated to MENILCNMIKINRGNDVLVLDKVKKYGWEGLTFPGGHVEKMESITDSVIREAKEETNLDVENIRYIGMISWYDMDNNDRIVGFLYETDDFSGELVKENIEGTLEFIDYEELKNMDGHSDSMDEIFAIYDGKYSEIVLYYEDNKCVKKECYK
- a CDS encoding DMT family transporter; the protein is MRKARGMMFAIISALIFGFTPIMVRETLSNGSNVIMTSFLRGFFVIPFLAISLKSRNISLKVTKQELKKLILMCSIGGCITMTMLYASYQYISVGLATSIHFIFPTIVTVYSVMFLNEKMTKYKFVSLIASIIGVILLANNVGGSNNFPLGMFLAVASGCTYSFYLIYMDVSGLKNMDSVKVTFYNCTINSTMLFIFGLITGDFTLSLSRYAWIIAFVISILVSVFGTLFIQLSIVNAGVSTYTIFSTLEPITSVILGIILFNETTDPRRLLGCFMIFLSVMILAVSMRFQERKAREAINNE
- a CDS encoding NAD-dependent protein deacylase, which translates into the protein MNDVERLKQIVEQSDKIVFFGGAGVSTASGIPDFRSATGLYNKKNDSDFSPEYMLSHEFFVTHPDLFQDYVLENLIIDGVKPNNAHLSLRKLEKANKLLGVITQNIDSLDTMAGTKNIAEIHGNLRDYYCVNCGAKYDLDYYKQNRPCKCEKCGGVVRPDVTLYGEVPPQSEFAKAINWINKADTMIVAGSSLVVYPASGLINYFRGDNLILINLDRTSYDNMANIVIHDDIAKTLEYVTRDIDER
- a CDS encoding DegV family protein; protein product: MIKIISDSACDLKKAYTEQNNIGIVPFNIIINEDTSLKDKIDIQSEELLEMMKNDSHFFAKTSQPSPDDYKIEFEKAAKQGCDIICFTITSELSGSYQSAEIAKKIIQEEYDVDIRVIDSLSASLGQAILINKAIEMVHQDKSLDEIEDYINKIKLTSKVFLLVDTLKYLEKGGRISKSKRLIGSALSLKPILKLENGKLDIVDKVIGKKRAIKNMMRLLNSEKNKSDKSHEFFVVHADSEKESSEIYDELKTENNIPFDIEVLSPVLVCHSGYGSVAIGIISTEV
- a CDS encoding TlpA disulfide reductase family protein produces the protein MRKNVLKGTTLLLALCFSVGAVGCQKSSGNTGKDSKVVSPKEAGMKNDKKQENEKFKPADYSLQPKDEFVYEFLGLKFKLPEQVKKDMTNKKIAMLDEQSPIDKELKYAMLTFSKLTEEQKNAVVDKMGDGYEKWQKELERVGTIGMFDKKMSEADISKITKCDNHKKIGESKDGKFTYYISSKGKMDEGFAKEFAQTQIDIIDKKPRPENGFVLSEKTDLENTEAFDKKSVKGLGNLSTKDINGKQFTSKDFEKYDLTMVNVFATWCSACVNEIPDLSEVSKEMKSKGVNIVGVVTDTVDDNGTNNDALQKSKLIQEKTKASYPFLMPDKSNFNGRLNGIQAMPETFFVDKKGNIVGETYSGAKSKEEWKQVIEKELANLKSK